ACGGCCGTGGCTGGCGGCGTGGTCAGCGGCGCGGGCGGCACCGACTACGGCAACATGGCCGTGCCCAGCGTGTGGCGCACCAACCGCACCCAGGCCACGGCCCGGGTGGATGCGCTGTCGTCGGGCGGCATGGACGAGCTGGAGATCCCGGCCTTCCTGCGCAAGCAGGCCGACTGACGGACGGGCGGCAGCCCAACCAAAAAACCCGCTGGTTTGCGCCAGCGGGTTTTTTCATTCCTGGGTGCGGATTTAAAAGGATTCCCAGTCGTCCTGCGCGCCCGCTGCCTGCCGGGGAGAGGGTGCCGGCGCGGCAATGGCCGGGCGCGGCGCCGCGGCGGTGGCAGGGGCAGCGGCCGGGCGCCGCGCCATGGGCCGAAGAGCGGCCGGACGCGGCGCTGGCGCGGCCATGGGGCGCAGAGCGGCAGCGGGCGAGGGTGCCGGGGCGGCGCCCGCTTCCAGGCGGAACAGCGCCACCACCTGCGTCAGCCGCAGCGCCTGCTCGCGCAGGCTTTGGGCCGCGGCGGTGGACTGCTCGACCAGTGCGGAGTTTTGCTGCGTCATCTGGTCGAGTTCGCTCATGGCCGTGCTGACCTGGGCGATGCCCTGGCTCTGCTCGGAGGTGGCCGCGCCGATCTCGCCGATGATGTCGCTCACGCGCTGCACGCTGGCCACGATGTCGTCCATGGTGCTGCCGGCGCTGCCCACCAGTTGCGTGCCGGTCTCCACCTTGTCCACCGAGGCGCCGATCAGCGTCTTGATCTCCTTGGCGGCCTCCGCGCTGCGCTGGGCCAGCTGGCGCACCTCGCCGGCCACCACGGCAAAACCCCGGCCCTGCTCGCCGGCGCGGGCCGCCTCCACGGCCGCGTTCAGCGCCAGGATGTTGGTCTGAAAGGCGATGGAGTCGATGACGCCGGTGATGTCGCTGATCTTGCGGCTGCCGGCGTTGATCTCCTGCATGGTGCTCACCACCTGCGCCACCACCTGGCCGCCGCGCCCGGCAACCTGCGCGGCCGAGCTGGCCAGCTGATTGGCGGTCTGGGCCGAGTCCGAGGTCTGGCGCACGGTGCTGGTCAGCTCTTCCATGCTGCTGGCCGTGGCCTGCAGGTTGCTGGCCGTGTCTTCGGTGCGGTGGGCCAGGTCGTTGTTGCCCTGGGCAATCTCGGCGGCGGCGGTGGCGATGCTGTCCGAGGCCGAGCGCACCTCGGCCACCAGGCGGCGCAGCGAGTCCACCATCTGCGCCAGGCCGTCCAGCAGCGAGCCGCTCGGGCTGGGCGGCACGGGGGCGTCCAGATGGCCGCGGGCCACTTCCGACATGACGGCCATGGCCTGCGCCGGGTCGCCGCCGATCTGGCGCAGCACCGAGCGCAGCACCGCCCAGCCCACGCCGCCCACCAGCAGCATCACCAGCGCCACCAGCGCCAGGTCCTTGAGCAGGGCCCGGCGCACGGCGGCGTCCACGTCGTCGGTGTACAGGCCCGAGCCGACGAACCAGTTCCAGCCGTCCACGCGCATGGCGTACTGCAGCTTCGGGGACAGCTCCTGCTGGCCCGGCCGCGGGAACATGGCGGCGACAAAGACCTTGCCATCGGTGCTGGCGGCCAGGGCACTGGTGATCTGGCGCAACAGGTCCATGCCGGTGCCGTCCTTGAGCTTGCCGCTCATGTCCTGGCCTTCCCACTCGGGCTTGATGGGGTGCATCACGCCGCGGCTGTCCAGCGTCCAGATGTAGAAATACTCGGTGCGCCCGTCCGGGCCGCCGTAGCGCGACAGGCGCAGCGCCTCCTTTGCGGCGTTCTGCGCCTCCTCCCTGGGCATGGCGCCACTGTCGGCACGGGCCTTGTAGGCCGCCACGATGCTGTGCGCGGACTGCACGGCCGTGGCCAGCGTGTCCTGGCGCGCTTGCACGATCAGGCGGCGCTCCTGCAGCAGGGCCATGGTGGCCATGGCCAGCAGCGCCAGCAAGGCGGTGGCCAGCATGAGAACGATCTTGGCTTTCAAACTGAGTTTGTTCATGAGGGGATAGGGTACGAGGGCTGCCAGGAGGGCGCGTACGTTTACTTACACGCGGGGCGTATTGTGCGCCAGCCTTGTCCGCACGCCTATCGGCGCCATAGGCAGCCGCAGGCACTGCAGCGCGGCGGCGCCGCCTAAAATCGCCCGATGCTTCAGCAACGCACCATCAAGACCCTCACGCGCGCCGTGGGCGTGGGGCTGCACAGCGGCCAGCGGGTGGAGCTGACGCTGCGCCCCGCCGCGCCCGACACCGGCATCGTCTTTCGCCGCGTGGACCTGCCCGAGCCGGTGGACATCCCCATCCGCGCGGATTCTGTGGTGGACACGCGCATGGCCTCCACCATCGGCGCGGGCGGGGCCAAGGTACACACGGTGGAGCACCTGATGTCGGCCTGCGCCGGCCTGGGGCTGGACAACCTGTATGTGGACATCACCGCCGAGGAGGTGCCCATCCTGGACGGCTCCTCCTCGTCCTTCGTCTTCTTGCTGCAAAGCGCGGGCATCGAGCTGCAGAACGCGCCCAAGCGCTTCATCCGCGTGACGCGGCCCGTGGAAGTGCGCGAGGGCCAGGGCAGCCACCTGAAGTGGGCCCGGCTGGACCCCTACCACGGCTTCAAGCTGCGCTTTGAGATCGACTTCGCCCACCCCGCGGTGGACTCCACCGGCCAGAGCGTGGAGTTCGATCTGGGCGAGGGCAACTATGCGCGCGACATCGCCCGCGCCCGCACCTTCGGCTTCACCCGCGACGTGGAGATGCTGCGCGCCAGCGGCCGGGCGCTGGGCGGCGGGCTGGACAACGCCATCGTCATGGACGACTACAAGGTGCTCAACGCCGACGGCCTGCGCTACGACGCCGAGTTCGCCCGGCACAAGATCCTGGACGCCATGGGCGACCTGTACCTGGTGGGCCGCCCGCTGCTGGCCGCCTACAGCGCGCACCGCTCCGGCCACGCCATGAACAACCAGCTGCTGCGCGAGCTGCTGGCGCAGCAGGACGCCTGGGAGCTGGTGTCCTTCGAGCACGAGCGCCAGGCGCCGCGCGGCTTCGCCCAGCCCGTGCGGGCCTGGTGAGCGGGGGGGGCGCGCCATGCTGCTGTTTCGCTGGCTCGTGCTGCTGCTGTTTCTGGCGGCAGCCGTCTCGTTCGCCTTCTTCGCCGCCACCGGGCAGCCGCGCTACAAGCGCTTCGGCCTCGTGATCGTGAAGTGGACGCTCATCGCCGGGCTGATGTTCTTCGCCGTGCTGGCCCTTGAACGCCTGGCCTGAACCTATACTCGCCCCTGCTCCGGGGTGCACGAACGACAACAGGCGTGCTGAGATGGCGGACCCGACCGCCAAAACCGCGAACTTGATCTGGTTAGTACCAGCGTAAGAAGAGCTGCAGCCATAGGCCTGCCTGCGTCCCCATGCGGGTACGCAGAGCCTTGATGGCCGATTGCGGAGCATTTCATTCATTCGTCCTGATGAACTGGAGTGCCCGCCATGAACGCCCCCGACCTCGACCGTTTCGCCCAGCTGCTGGCCAGCGCCCGCGAGCCTTTTCCTGCTTCGCGCAAGGCCTACCTGGCCGGCAGCCGCGCCGACCTGCGCGTGCCCGTGCGCGACATCACGCTGACCAACGGCGAGGTGGTCAGCGTCTATGACACCTCGGGCCCCTACACCGACCCGGCCGCGCAGATCGACGTGCGCCGCGGCCTGGACGGCGTGCGCAGCGGGTGGATTGCGGCGCGGGGCGACACCGAGGGCTATGAGGGCCGCGTGCGCAAGGCGCTGGACGACGGCCAGAAGGCCGAAGACGGCGATCGCCTGGCGCAGCTGCGCGAACAGGCCGCCGCGCTGCAGCGCCGGCCGCTGCGCGCCAGGGCCGGCGCCAACGTCACGCAGATGCACTACGCCAAGAAGGGCATCGTCACGCCCGAGATGGAATACGTGGCCCTGCGCGAGAACGGCCGGCGCGAGTGGATGGCGCAGTACAGCCAGGACGCCGCGCGCGAGCAGCGCCTGGCGGGCAACAGCCTGGGCGCCAGCATTCCGACAATCATCACGCCCGAGTTCGTGCGTGACGAGGTGGCGCGCGGGCGCGCCATCATCCCGGCCAACATCAACCACCCCGAGGTCGAGCCCATGGCGATCGGGCGCAACTTCAAGGTCAAGATCAACGCCAACATCGGCAACTCGGCCGTCACCTCCAGCATCGAGGAAGAGGTGGAAAAGCTGGTATGGGCCATCCGCTGGGGCGCGGACAACGTGATGGACCTGTCCACGGGCAAGAACATCCACACCACGCGCGACTGGATCATCCGCAACTCGCCCGTGCCGATTGGCACCGTGCCGATCTACCAGGCGCTGGAGAAGGTGGGCGGCGTCGCCGAGGACCTGACCTGGGAGATCTTCCGCGACACGCTGATCGAGCAGGCCGAGCAGGGCGTGGACTACTTCACCATCCACGCCGGCGTGCGCTTGGGGTTCATCCACCTCACCGCCCAGCGGCGCACCGGCATCGTCTCGCGTGGCGGCTCCATCATGGCCAAGTGGTGCATGGCGCACCACCGCGAGAGCTTCCTGTACACGCACTTCGAGGACATCTGCGACATCATGAAGTCGTATGACGTGTCTTTCAGCCTGGGCGACGGCCTGCGCCCGGGCTGCGCGTCGGATGCCAACGACGAGGCGCAGTTTGCCGAGCTGCACACGCTGGGCGAGCTGACAAAGATCGCCTGGAAGCACGACGTGCAGACCATGATCGAAGGCCCCGGCCACGTGCCCATGCACCTGATCGCCGCCAACATGGCCGAGCAGCTCAAGACCTGCCACGAGGCGCCGTTCTACACCCTGGGGCCGCTGACCATCGACATCGCACCGGGCTACGACCACATCGCCTCGGCCATCGGCGCGGCCATGATCGGCTGGATGGGCACGGCCATGCTGTGTTACGTGACGCCCAAGGAGCACCTGGGCCTGCCCGACCGCGACGACGTCAAGCAGGGCATCATTGCCTACAAGATCGCCGCGCACGCCGCCGACGTGGCCAAGGGCCACCCGGGCGCCCGCGCGCGCGACGATGCGCTGAGCCAGGCGCGCTTCGACTTTCGCTGGCAGGACCAGTTCAACCTGGGGCTGGACCCGGAGACGGCGCAGCAGTACCACGACGAAACCCTGCCCAAGGACAGCGCCAAGGTGGCGCACTTTTGCTCCATGTGCGGGCCGAAGTTCTGCTCCATGAAGATCACCCAGGAGGTGCGCGAGTTCGCCGCCGCGCGCGGGCTGGACGAAAACCAGGGCCTGGCCGCGGGCATGCGGGCCAAGGCCGACGAGTTCAACCGCGCCGGGGGCGACTTCTACATTCCCATTGCGCCGGCTGCTTCATAAACAGGAGCTGCCAGCGCTTGGCTTGCAAGGCTTTCGAGGTGCTTCATGCCTCAAAGCACCGCCGATAAAGCGCTGGCAGCTATCATTTTTGAATACCCCGGAGCGCCCGGCCCGGTAGTTACCCTCTGCCGGGGGCAAAAAGCTGCAACATATAGTTGCATAGTCCCGTCTCATGAGGGCGGGTGTTTTGCCAAAGGGCCAAGCCAATGAACGTTCTGGAGCGCCTCTCGATCCGCGCGCGGCTGTACTTCGCCACTGTCTTTTCGCTGTTGCTGCTGGCGCTGGTGGGCGCCATGGGCTACGCCGGTCTGGACCGGGCCCGCACGACCATGCACGAGCTGTTTTCGCGCCAGGTGCAGACCGTGGCGGCCGTGTCCGAGCTGCGCACCGGCCTGGGCCACCTGCGCCGGGCCGAAAAGGACATCATCATCAACTTCAACAACGCCGTGGAGGTCGAGGCGCTGCGCGAGGTGTGGGCGCGCCAGCTGGCCGGCCTGCAGGCGGGCCTGGCGCAGGCGCGCAGCGCCAACCAGGGCGCCGACGCCGCTTTCGGCGCCGCCATCGACCAGGCGCTGGGAGAGATCCAGCAATACGCCACCGGCATCACGCCCATCTTCGAGCAGATCGAACGCGCCCAGCTCGACGGCGCCGGCGCGGGCGCCTACGCCGACCGCCTCAAGGGCCACATGGAAGCCACCGACACCGTGCTGGCCACCCTGGGCACGCAGGCGCGCGAGCACATGGACGCCGCGCGCGCCCAGCTGGACGCGCGCACGGCCACCATGTCGCTGTGGATCGCGGCGGCCGTGGCGCTGGCCCTGGCGGTGCTGGTGCCGCTCACGCTGCTCACCGTGCGCTCCATCGCCCGCTCCCTGCACCAGGCCAGCAGCCTGGCCGAGCGCATCGCCGCTGGCGACCTGTCGCAGGCCGTGCCGGCCGGCGGGGGCGACGAGATCGGCAGCCTGATCGACGCCATGGCACGCATGCAGCAGTCGCTGCGCACCCTGGTGGAGCAGGTGCAGCAGGCGGCAGGCAACATCGGCACGGCCAGCGCCGAGATCGCCACCGGCAACCAGGACCTGAGCCAGCGCACCGAGCAGGCCGCGGCCAGCCTGCAGGAAACGGCCTCCTCCATGGAGATGCTCACCGGCACCGTGCAGCACAGCGCCGAGTCCTCGCGCAGCGCCAGCCGGCTGGCGGCCGAGGCGGCCAGCGTGGCCGAGCGCGGCGGCGCCGTGGTGGCGCAGGTGGTGCACACCATGGGCGAGATCTCCGAGAGCTCGCGGCGCATCGGCGACATCACCGGCGTGATCGACTCCATCGCCTTCCAGACCAACATCCTGGCACTGAACGCGGCTGTTGAAGCCGCCCGCGCCGGCGAGCAAGGGCGCGGCTTTGCCGTGGTGGCCGGCGAGGTGCGCAGCCTGGCCCAGCGCAGCGCGGAGGCGGCGCGCGAGATCAAGACGCTGATCCAGGCCTCGGTCGAGCGCGTGGCCGGCGGCACGCGGCTGGTGGGCGAGGCTGGCGAGACCATGACGCAGATCGTGGGCAGCGTGCGCCGCGTCTCGGGCATCGTGACCGAGATCACCGAGGGCGCGGCCCAGCAAAGCGACAACCTGGGGCAGATCAACCAGTCGGTCAGCCACCTGGACCAGATGACCCAGCAAAACGCCGCGCTGGTGGAGCAGTCCACGGCCGCCTCGGAGGCGCTGAACGAGCAGGCCCGCCAGCTGGCCCAGGCCGTGCGCCGCTTCCGGGTGGACGAGCAGGGCCACGGCGAGCGGCGCAGCGCAGCGCCCGTGCCCGCGCCCGGCCCCCTGCCGCGCCCGGCCGCGCCGCGAATGCCGGCGGCGCCCGCCCTGGCGGGCTGACCGGCAGGCCCGCACGGCAAAACGCCCGGCACTGCCGGGCGTTTTTGCGGGGGGCGCGGGCAAGTCCGCGCGTCAGAAGCTCACGGCCATGGCCGGCACGTCCACGCGCACCATGGGGCGCGACAGCGCGGCCACCGTGGCCCGGGCGAACTGGGTGGCCCACTGCGCGTCGGCAAAGTGGCGCGCGCCGGCGGCCTGCGCCACGGTCAGCACCTTGTCGGCCAGCAGCACCTTGCCGCTGGCGCGCAGGGGCTCGCACTCCATGCGGATGAATTCGTCGTCCAGCCAGCGGCGGGCCTGCTCATGCTCCATGGGCTGGCTGCCTTGCAGGTCCAGGCGCAACTCATCGCCGGGGGTGAGGGTGACGAACACTTCGCTTTGCATGGTGACGGTGCCTTTGCGGGTGGAAGGGGTTGGAGGGAGGGCGTGGCCGAGCTTACACCGCGGCGGCGCGGCGGGCCTTGACGGCGGCGGCCAGCTCTGCCAGCGTGGCGACCGAATCCTGCCAGCCCAGGCAGGCGTCGGTGATGCTCTTGCCGTACTCCAGCGCCTGCGGGTCGTCCGCGCCGGGGGTGAATTTTTGCGCGCCGGCCACCAGGTGGCTTTCGATCATCACGCCGAAGACGCTGTGCGAGCCGCCGCTGATCTGGGCGGCGATGTCGCGCGCCACGTCGCGCTGGCGCTCGTGCTGCTTGGCGCTGTTGGCGTGACTGCAGTCCACCATCAGCGAGGCGGGCAGGCCGGCTTTTTGCAGGTCCTGGCAGGCCGCCTGCACGCTGGCCGCGTCATAGTTGGGCGCCTTGCCGCCGCGCAGGATGACGTGGCAGTCCTGGTTGCCCTTGGTGTGCACGATGGCCACCTGGCCGTTCTTGTGCACCGACAGGAAGTGGTGGCCGCGCCCGGCCGACTGAATGGCGTCGGTGGCGATGCGGATGTTGCCGTCGGTGCCGTTCTTGAAGCCGATGGGCGCAGAGATGCCCGAGGCCAGCTCCCGGTGCACCTGGCTCTCCGTCGTGCGCGCGC
The DNA window shown above is from Pulveribacter suum and carries:
- a CDS encoding methyl-accepting chemotaxis protein encodes the protein MNKLSLKAKIVLMLATALLALLAMATMALLQERRLIVQARQDTLATAVQSAHSIVAAYKARADSGAMPREEAQNAAKEALRLSRYGGPDGRTEYFYIWTLDSRGVMHPIKPEWEGQDMSGKLKDGTGMDLLRQITSALAASTDGKVFVAAMFPRPGQQELSPKLQYAMRVDGWNWFVGSGLYTDDVDAAVRRALLKDLALVALVMLLVGGVGWAVLRSVLRQIGGDPAQAMAVMSEVARGHLDAPVPPSPSGSLLDGLAQMVDSLRRLVAEVRSASDSIATAAAEIAQGNNDLAHRTEDTASNLQATASSMEELTSTVRQTSDSAQTANQLASSAAQVAGRGGQVVAQVVSTMQEINAGSRKISDITGVIDSIAFQTNILALNAAVEAARAGEQGRGFAVVAGEVRQLAQRSAEAAKEIKTLIGASVDKVETGTQLVGSAGSTMDDIVASVQRVSDIIGEIGAATSEQSQGIAQVSTAMSELDQMTQQNSALVEQSTAAAQSLREQALRLTQVVALFRLEAGAAPAPSPAAALRPMAAPAPRPAALRPMARRPAAAPATAAAPRPAIAAPAPSPRQAAGAQDDWESF
- a CDS encoding 3-deoxy-7-phosphoheptulonate synthase; translation: MNARVPTSDAWYPNVEKTSQTDDQRIQDITVLPPPDHLIRFFPIQGSQVESLIARTRQNIHRIMNGQDDRLLVVIGPCSIHNPAAALEYARQLQAVRAQHEGELEIVMRVYFEKPRTTVGWKGLINDPYLDGSYRIDEGLRIARQLLIDINRLGVPAGSEFLDVISPQYIGDLISWGAIGARTTESQVHRELASGISAPIGFKNGTDGNIRIATDAIQSAGRGHHFLSVHKNGQVAIVHTKGNQDCHVILRGGKAPNYDAASVQAACQDLQKAGLPASLMVDCSHANSAKQHERQRDVARDIAAQISGGSHSVFGVMIESHLVAGAQKFTPGADDPQALEYGKSITDACLGWQDSVATLAELAAAVKARRAAAV
- the lpxC gene encoding UDP-3-O-acyl-N-acetylglucosamine deacetylase; translated protein: MLQQRTIKTLTRAVGVGLHSGQRVELTLRPAAPDTGIVFRRVDLPEPVDIPIRADSVVDTRMASTIGAGGAKVHTVEHLMSACAGLGLDNLYVDITAEEVPILDGSSSSFVFLLQSAGIELQNAPKRFIRVTRPVEVREGQGSHLKWARLDPYHGFKLRFEIDFAHPAVDSTGQSVEFDLGEGNYARDIARARTFGFTRDVEMLRASGRALGGGLDNAIVMDDYKVLNADGLRYDAEFARHKILDAMGDLYLVGRPLLAAYSAHRSGHAMNNQLLRELLAQQDAWELVSFEHERQAPRGFAQPVRAW
- a CDS encoding methyl-accepting chemotaxis protein, which encodes MNVLERLSIRARLYFATVFSLLLLALVGAMGYAGLDRARTTMHELFSRQVQTVAAVSELRTGLGHLRRAEKDIIINFNNAVEVEALREVWARQLAGLQAGLAQARSANQGADAAFGAAIDQALGEIQQYATGITPIFEQIERAQLDGAGAGAYADRLKGHMEATDTVLATLGTQAREHMDAARAQLDARTATMSLWIAAAVALALAVLVPLTLLTVRSIARSLHQASSLAERIAAGDLSQAVPAGGGDEIGSLIDAMARMQQSLRTLVEQVQQAAGNIGTASAEIATGNQDLSQRTEQAAASLQETASSMEMLTGTVQHSAESSRSASRLAAEAASVAERGGAVVAQVVHTMGEISESSRRIGDITGVIDSIAFQTNILALNAAVEAARAGEQGRGFAVVAGEVRSLAQRSAEAAREIKTLIQASVERVAGGTRLVGEAGETMTQIVGSVRRVSGIVTEITEGAAQQSDNLGQINQSVSHLDQMTQQNAALVEQSTAASEALNEQARQLAQAVRRFRVDEQGHGERRSAAPVPAPGPLPRPAAPRMPAAPALAG
- the thiC gene encoding phosphomethylpyrimidine synthase ThiC codes for the protein MNAPDLDRFAQLLASAREPFPASRKAYLAGSRADLRVPVRDITLTNGEVVSVYDTSGPYTDPAAQIDVRRGLDGVRSGWIAARGDTEGYEGRVRKALDDGQKAEDGDRLAQLREQAAALQRRPLRARAGANVTQMHYAKKGIVTPEMEYVALRENGRREWMAQYSQDAAREQRLAGNSLGASIPTIITPEFVRDEVARGRAIIPANINHPEVEPMAIGRNFKVKINANIGNSAVTSSIEEEVEKLVWAIRWGADNVMDLSTGKNIHTTRDWIIRNSPVPIGTVPIYQALEKVGGVAEDLTWEIFRDTLIEQAEQGVDYFTIHAGVRLGFIHLTAQRRTGIVSRGGSIMAKWCMAHHRESFLYTHFEDICDIMKSYDVSFSLGDGLRPGCASDANDEAQFAELHTLGELTKIAWKHDVQTMIEGPGHVPMHLIAANMAEQLKTCHEAPFYTLGPLTIDIAPGYDHIASAIGAAMIGWMGTAMLCYVTPKEHLGLPDRDDVKQGIIAYKIAAHAADVAKGHPGARARDDALSQARFDFRWQDQFNLGLDPETAQQYHDETLPKDSAKVAHFCSMCGPKFCSMKITQEVREFAAARGLDENQGLAAGMRAKADEFNRAGGDFYIPIAPAAS